A DNA window from Acidobacteriota bacterium contains the following coding sequences:
- a CDS encoding Rieske 2Fe-2S domain-containing protein: MTEFVNVGRVADFTPGAGKMVVVGGRHVAVFRLGDTFHALDNMCLHRGGPLCEGPIARGVVTCPWHGWSFEIATGTMVQDPRVGVSRHEVRVADGEIAVRLTD; encoded by the coding sequence ATGACAGAGTTCGTGAACGTCGGCCGGGTGGCCGACTTCACCCCGGGCGCGGGCAAGATGGTGGTGGTCGGCGGCCGCCACGTGGCGGTGTTCCGGCTGGGCGACACCTTCCACGCCCTCGACAACATGTGCCTGCACCGCGGCGGGCCGCTCTGCGAGGGGCCGATCGCCCGGGGAGTAGTGACCTGCCCGTGGCACGGGTGGTCGTTTGAGATTGCGACCGGGACCATGGTGCAAGACCCGCGGGTGGGCGTGTCGCGTCACGAGGTTCGCGTGGCGGACGGCGAAATCGCCGTCCGCTTGACCGATTGA
- a CDS encoding M28 family peptidase encodes MRKAIQVVVLVWATGVLGTAPHAQTATAVKSRTQVHVETLASPKFEGRFTGSPGEKLAGDYLISELKRMGAQPLPGLTDFRIPFTFTAGSKDGGTTLTITNDGGTAQTVTGAASVQALSFSDNAEASGRVVFAGYGLVVPEAQNFGYDSYVGLEVKDKIVVVLRYFPEDADQKTRAILARYSDLRYKAQAARQRGAKGMIVVTGPRSPNAGAVVPMSFDTAIAGSGIAAASVSGEAIAPIMTAAGKSLDAVQKEFDSGNPHVSGFAIPGITVTLKANVIREQQTGNNVVAYLPATAPVTGVAKPWVAVGAHYDHLGRGGAGNSLASKDEVNQVHHGADDNASGTATVLAIGEAFSQQPRKRHLLLAFWSGEELGLLGSNAYVTTPPVPLDAHAAYLNFDMVGRVADNKLTVQATGTSAMWPRLLEQANIAAGFDLVLQEDPYQPTDVGSFNTAGVACLTFFTGAHPEYHRPSDTADKINYEDLVRVGELAGGIVRRLMDSAEVPLFTKVERKTETGGRAGMRLFTGTIPDYASDVKGLLLGGVIGGGPAEQAGLAKGDVVIEIAGQSITNIYDYTFALELLKIGQPAKVVYMRGGEKRETSLTPAARK; translated from the coding sequence ATGCGAAAAGCCATTCAAGTTGTCGTTCTGGTCTGGGCCACAGGCGTTCTCGGGACCGCGCCCCACGCGCAGACGGCCACCGCCGTCAAGTCGCGCACCCAGGTGCATGTTGAAACGCTGGCCTCGCCGAAGTTCGAGGGCCGCTTCACCGGTTCGCCCGGCGAGAAGCTGGCCGGCGACTACCTCATCAGCGAGCTGAAGCGCATGGGCGCCCAGCCGCTGCCCGGGCTCACCGATTTCCGCATCCCGTTCACGTTCACCGCCGGCTCGAAGGACGGTGGCACCACGCTCACCATCACCAACGACGGCGGGACGGCGCAGACGGTCACGGGCGCGGCCAGCGTGCAGGCGCTGTCGTTTTCTGACAACGCCGAGGCGTCGGGACGCGTCGTGTTTGCCGGCTATGGCCTGGTCGTGCCCGAAGCGCAGAACTTCGGCTACGACAGCTACGTGGGCCTCGAGGTCAAGGACAAGATCGTGGTCGTGCTCCGTTACTTCCCGGAAGACGCGGACCAGAAGACCCGCGCGATCCTGGCGCGCTACTCGGACCTGCGCTACAAGGCCCAGGCGGCGCGCCAGCGCGGCGCCAAGGGCATGATCGTCGTCACCGGCCCGCGCTCGCCTAATGCCGGCGCGGTCGTGCCCATGAGCTTCGACACGGCGATTGCCGGCTCGGGCATTGCCGCCGCGAGCGTCAGCGGCGAGGCCATTGCGCCGATCATGACGGCGGCGGGCAAGTCGCTCGACGCGGTGCAGAAGGAATTCGACAGCGGCAACCCGCACGTGTCGGGCTTCGCCATTCCCGGCATCACGGTGACGCTCAAGGCCAACGTGATTCGCGAGCAGCAGACCGGCAACAACGTGGTCGCGTACCTGCCCGCGACCGCGCCGGTGACCGGCGTCGCCAAGCCGTGGGTCGCGGTCGGCGCGCACTACGATCATCTCGGCCGCGGCGGCGCCGGCAATTCGCTCGCCAGCAAGGACGAAGTGAACCAGGTGCACCACGGTGCCGACGACAACGCCTCGGGCACGGCGACGGTGCTCGCCATCGGCGAGGCGTTCAGCCAGCAGCCGCGCAAGCGCCACCTGCTGCTCGCCTTCTGGTCGGGCGAAGAGCTCGGCCTGCTCGGGTCGAATGCCTACGTGACCACGCCGCCCGTGCCGCTCGACGCCCACGCGGCGTATCTCAACTTCGACATGGTCGGCCGCGTGGCCGACAACAAGCTGACGGTGCAGGCCACCGGCACCAGCGCGATGTGGCCGCGGCTGCTCGAGCAGGCGAACATCGCGGCCGGGTTCGACCTGGTGCTGCAGGAAGATCCCTACCAACCGACCGACGTTGGCAGCTTCAACACCGCCGGCGTGGCGTGCCTCACCTTCTTCACGGGCGCGCACCCGGAGTACCACCGGCCCAGCGACACCGCCGACAAGATCAACTACGAGGACCTGGTCCGGGTCGGCGAGCTGGCGGGCGGGATCGTGCGGCGGCTGATGGACTCGGCGGAAGTGCCGCTGTTCACCAAGGTCGAACGGAAGACCGAGACCGGCGGGCGCGCGGGCATGCGGTTGTTCACCGGCACCATCCCCGACTACGCGTCCGACGTGAAGGGCCTGTTGCTGGGCGGCGTGATCGGCGGCGGACCCGCGGAGCAGGCCGGGCTGGCCAAGGGCGACGTCGTGATCGAGATTGCCGGGCAGTCGATCACCAACATCTACGACTACACCTTCGCGCTGGAGTTGCTCAAGATCGGCCAGCCGGCGAAGGTCGTTTACATGCGCGGCGGCGAGAAGCGCGAAACCTCGCTCACGCCGGCAGCCAGGAAGTGA
- a CDS encoding PQQ-binding-like beta-propeller repeat protein, which produces MKPRLWLGLAALAVTSVGAAPGDVKMIEVTGEGAKYWSRWRGPSGQGQVPAGQYTDRWSATTGVQWKVAVPGSGNSSPIVWGDRIFLTTARDQGQRLSMLAFARKDGAKLWETDIPQNGVEYPHAKNGYASATPATDGQLVYASFGRHGLVAFDFGGKIVWHRKFGIIDNYHGPAGSPVLYKDRVFIYQDANPAPGQRAFVGAFDKKTGKTIWETPRSETVGWGTAVVLNTGERDELVVSSQRRVAAYDPASGKELWTVRGMTFEVIPTPVVAHGLVIASSGRAGPTIAIRPGGSGDVTATHVAWNSPKGSPFVPSGIVVDDLLYLINDMQSILTVYEAATGTLVYQERLGVAQREGFSASPVHVNGKIFFTNDDGQTFVVQKGRKFNLLHVNEMGARTLASPALVDGTWYWRTDQALIAIR; this is translated from the coding sequence ATGAAACCTCGGCTGTGGCTGGGCTTGGCGGCGTTGGCGGTGACATCGGTGGGGGCCGCGCCCGGCGATGTGAAGATGATCGAGGTGACCGGCGAGGGCGCCAAGTACTGGTCGCGATGGCGCGGGCCGTCCGGGCAGGGCCAGGTGCCCGCCGGGCAATACACCGACCGCTGGTCGGCCACGACCGGCGTGCAGTGGAAGGTCGCCGTACCCGGCAGCGGCAACTCGTCGCCCATCGTCTGGGGCGATCGCATCTTCCTGACCACCGCGCGCGACCAGGGCCAGCGCCTGTCGATGCTGGCGTTCGCGCGCAAGGACGGCGCGAAGCTGTGGGAAACCGACATCCCGCAGAACGGCGTCGAGTATCCGCACGCAAAAAACGGCTACGCCTCGGCGACCCCGGCGACTGACGGCCAGCTGGTCTACGCCTCGTTCGGCCGCCACGGCCTCGTCGCGTTCGACTTTGGCGGCAAGATTGTGTGGCACCGCAAGTTCGGCATCATCGACAACTACCACGGCCCGGCCGGGTCGCCGGTGCTCTACAAGGACCGGGTGTTCATTTACCAGGATGCCAACCCGGCACCGGGGCAGCGCGCGTTCGTCGGCGCCTTCGACAAGAAGACCGGCAAGACCATTTGGGAGACGCCGCGCAGCGAGACCGTCGGGTGGGGCACCGCCGTCGTGCTCAACACCGGCGAGCGCGACGAACTGGTGGTGAGCAGCCAGCGCCGCGTCGCCGCTTACGATCCGGCGTCTGGCAAGGAGCTGTGGACCGTGCGCGGCATGACCTTCGAGGTTATTCCCACCCCGGTGGTCGCTCATGGCCTGGTGATCGCCTCGTCTGGACGCGCGGGTCCGACGATCGCGATTCGTCCCGGCGGCAGCGGCGACGTGACCGCCACCCACGTGGCGTGGAACTCGCCCAAGGGCTCACCTTTCGTGCCATCGGGTATCGTCGTGGATGATCTGCTGTATCTCATCAACGACATGCAGAGCATTCTCACGGTCTACGAAGCGGCCACGGGCACGCTCGTCTACCAGGAGCGCCTGGGCGTGGCGCAGCGCGAGGGGTTCTCGGCGTCGCCAGTGCACGTGAACGGCAAGATCTTTTTCACGAATGACGATGGGCAGACCTTCGTGGTGCAGAAGGGGCGCAAGTTCAACCTGCTGCACGTCAACGAGATGGGCGCGCGGACGCTCGCGTCGCCGGCGCTGGTCGATGGCACGTGGTACTGGCGAACGGATCAGGCGTTGATCGCGATTCGCTGA
- a CDS encoding carboxypeptidase regulatory-like domain-containing protein — MGRLLTLGILGAISCGTLAAPAWAQTGSVTGTITTSAKGLAPVRVTIDQKVCGNELPDHAIVVDAQGRLANAVVVLTGVKGSAPAETMVTNDKCAFAPRVEIMRPNGNLKTTSNDPVLHTTNAQLENGRTLFNVALPIPGLTITKPIGAAGTVRLGCNTHPWMRGWVIVTDQAAAVTAADGRFTIDNVPPGTYELRVWHEALKGAPQKITVAAGKPADLTVQMK, encoded by the coding sequence ATGGGTCGGTTACTTACTCTGGGAATACTTGGAGCCATTTCGTGCGGCACGCTAGCGGCGCCGGCGTGGGCACAAACCGGCAGCGTCACGGGCACGATTACGACCTCGGCGAAAGGGCTGGCGCCCGTCCGCGTGACGATCGATCAGAAAGTGTGCGGCAACGAACTGCCCGACCACGCCATTGTCGTTGACGCCCAAGGCCGCCTCGCCAACGCCGTCGTCGTCTTGACGGGTGTAAAAGGGTCCGCGCCCGCGGAAACGATGGTCACCAACGACAAGTGCGCCTTTGCACCGCGCGTGGAAATTATGCGGCCCAACGGCAACCTCAAGACGACCAGCAACGACCCCGTGCTTCACACCACGAACGCGCAACTGGAGAACGGGCGGACGCTGTTCAACGTCGCGCTGCCAATCCCGGGCCTGACCATCACGAAGCCGATTGGCGCGGCGGGCACCGTGCGCCTGGGCTGCAACACCCACCCCTGGATGCGCGGCTGGGTGATCGTGACCGACCAGGCCGCCGCCGTCACCGCCGCCGACGGCCGGTTCACGATCGACAACGTGCCGCCGGGCACCTATGAGTTGCGGGTTTGGCACGAGGCGCTGAAGGGCGCGCCGCAGAAGATCACGGTCGCGGCCGGCAAGCCGGCCGACCTCACCGTGCAGATGAAATAG